One window of the Lusitaniella coriacea LEGE 07157 genome contains the following:
- a CDS encoding fasciclin domain-containing protein: MNTPVYKSVSRAIAVLTGIIGISASSLPVQAEISGNPATNSIEIAQATNSNIVEAAKNSSQFSTLADLIQTAGLANTLAGDGPFTVFAPNNAAFNALPEETINALKMPENRDLLVEILKYHVVPGRVPASALRTGAVDTLNGGLAVRVNPDGVVVNDGSVVTPDIPASNGLIHEVNRVMIPSSVRDRLAARMPVRGLW; this comes from the coding sequence ATGAATACTCCCGTTTATAAATCCGTCTCCCGCGCAATTGCAGTATTAACTGGCATTATCGGCATCAGCGCAAGCAGTCTTCCCGTGCAAGCCGAAATTAGTGGCAACCCCGCCACAAACAGCATAGAGATCGCCCAAGCAACGAATTCCAATATCGTTGAGGCTGCCAAAAACAGCAGCCAATTCAGCACTCTCGCCGATCTCATTCAAACCGCCGGACTCGCCAATACCCTTGCCGGAGATGGCCCCTTCACCGTATTTGCGCCCAATAACGCAGCCTTCAACGCATTGCCCGAAGAAACCATCAACGCGCTCAAAATGCCAGAAAATCGCGATTTATTGGTCGAAATCCTGAAATATCACGTCGTTCCGGGCCGAGTTCCCGCAAGTGCATTGCGCACGGGAGCCGTAGATACGCTCAATGGCGGTTTAGCCGTTCGCGTCAACCCAGACGGCGTTGTGGTGAACGATGGTAGCGTTGTTACCCCCGACATTCCCGCCAGCAATGGTCTGATTCACGAAGTCAATCGGGTTATGATACCGTCTTCGGTGCGCGATCGTCTCGCGGCGAGAATGCCCGTTCGAGGATTGTGGTAA
- a CDS encoding FAD-dependent oxidoreductase, which yields MSSLTGKPVSFWIDSTATTQYPALPNDIAVDVAIVGAGIIGITAAVRLKQAGKTVALIESKHLSTGASGHTTAKITSLHSLIYADLIKDLGEEKARLYAESNEAGIAQVVEWIEQEQIDCDFSRQNAYTFAESTENVDKVEAEAKAAISLGLPASFVKDTTLPFPIAGAVKFENQAQFHVRKYLLHLAKKIPGEGSYIFENTQVRGVENGTPCTIETDRGTLSAQEVILASNLPMLDRGLFFAKSYPKRSYIVGASIARDRAPEGMFIGTGENYRSIRTTPYNGDVLLLIGGEGHKVGEETQTEENYRKLEDYARDRFGIDTCDYRWSSQDMVSFDNLPYIGNLTPADNHVYVATGMSLWGMSKGTMAGMLLSDLILGIENPWAELYDSLRATPFVSQTSIKENMDVAIRWVGDRVKGLNKDLSDVAKGEGKLVTVDGDKVAAYRDESGTLHTVSALCTHLNCIVNWNSAEKSWDCPCHGGRFSCDGKVLNGPPLADLEKVDLS from the coding sequence ATGTCTTCTCTTACTGGCAAACCTGTCTCATTTTGGATTGATTCAACTGCTACAACCCAATACCCCGCTCTTCCGAACGATATCGCCGTTGATGTGGCGATTGTTGGTGCGGGCATTATCGGAATTACTGCCGCAGTCCGTCTCAAGCAGGCGGGAAAAACTGTTGCTCTGATTGAGTCCAAACACCTTTCTACCGGTGCAAGCGGTCACACCACCGCGAAAATAACATCGCTTCACAGCTTAATTTACGCCGATCTGATTAAGGATCTGGGAGAAGAAAAAGCCCGTCTTTACGCAGAATCCAATGAAGCGGGAATCGCACAGGTGGTGGAGTGGATCGAACAAGAGCAGATCGACTGCGACTTCAGCCGTCAAAATGCTTACACCTTTGCCGAATCAACCGAGAATGTGGATAAGGTTGAAGCAGAAGCAAAAGCCGCGATTTCTTTGGGTTTGCCCGCTTCTTTCGTGAAAGATACCACCCTTCCCTTTCCCATTGCGGGGGCGGTGAAATTCGAGAATCAAGCCCAATTCCACGTTCGGAAATACCTGCTGCACCTCGCAAAAAAAATTCCCGGCGAAGGGAGTTATATTTTTGAGAATACGCAAGTTCGGGGGGTGGAAAACGGCACGCCTTGTACGATTGAAACGGATCGCGGAACCTTGAGCGCCCAGGAGGTTATTCTCGCAAGCAATCTCCCCATGCTCGATCGCGGACTCTTTTTTGCCAAATCCTATCCCAAACGCTCCTACATCGTCGGTGCGTCCATCGCGCGCGATCGCGCCCCAGAAGGAATGTTTATCGGTACGGGGGAAAATTATCGTTCGATCCGAACAACCCCCTATAACGGCGACGTACTCCTGCTGATTGGCGGCGAAGGGCATAAGGTGGGCGAAGAAACTCAAACTGAAGAAAATTATCGCAAACTAGAAGACTATGCGCGCGATCGCTTCGGGATCGATACCTGCGACTATCGTTGGTCGAGTCAGGATATGGTGTCCTTTGATAATCTGCCCTACATCGGCAACCTAACCCCAGCCGATAATCATGTTTACGTTGCTACGGGGATGAGCCTCTGGGGGATGAGTAAAGGCACGATGGCGGGAATGCTCCTGTCCGATCTCATTTTGGGGATTGAAAACCCCTGGGCGGAACTCTACGACTCCCTACGAGCCACCCCCTTCGTCTCTCAAACCTCCATCAAAGAAAATATGGATGTTGCTATCCGTTGGGTGGGCGATCGCGTCAAAGGATTAAATAAAGACCTCTCCGACGTGGCAAAAGGTGAAGGAAAGCTCGTGACCGTTGACGGAGACAAAGTTGCAGCCTATCGCGACGAATCCGGAACCCTGCATACCGTCTCTGCCCTCTGTACCCACCTCAACTGTATTGTCAACTGGAACAGTGCCGAGAAAAGTTGGGACTGTCCCTGTCATGGCGGACGGTTCAGTTGTGACGGGAAGGTTCTTAACGGGCCTCCCCTGGCAGACCTCGAAAAAGTCGATCTGAGCTGA